From Pseudoalteromonas sp. DL-6, one genomic window encodes:
- a CDS encoding DPP IV N-terminal domain-containing protein: protein MLKKLKHLSLAIPLMAGALSVQAKPLTLERIFDDPSLAGKSPVQLKFSPDGSRVTYLQGKTDDYNRYDLWEYNLKDNTNRLLVDSAQLFSGPENLSDEEKARRERQRIFGKGILEYKWSKDGKALLFPLNGDLYYFDLNTKNSKKLTNTEAFETDARFSPKGNFVSFIREQNLYALELASGKEIQLSKDGGGVIKNGMAEFVAQEEMSRMTGYWWANDESKIAFTRVDESPVQEAIRNEIYADEVKLFNQRYPFTGTNNVEIQLGVVKLNDQAVDWIDLGKDKDIYIARAKWLNDSNTLSYQWQNRSQHNLELRFYNSKTKQQTVALTEKSDTWINLHFDLEFLKDKKHFVWASERDGFKHLYLYRNNGQLIRQITAGDWVVDSLKGVDEKNGMVYFAARKDTALESHLYSAPLFKKGAIKRITEKGQYHNVVLAKDNKTFIDTSSSVNKPNSAALRKINGEFITWLEENKLDDSHPLTPFLTDLAQPEYGTITAEDGQVMHYRLFKPANMAKGKKHPVIVNVYGGPHAQRVTNSWRSKNLYFQYMAQQGYVIFQLDNRGSYNRGKKFEDAIYKKLGVVEVADQIKGVEFLRTLDYVDHARIGIYGHSYGGYMALMTMFKAGDYFSAGVSGAPVTDWALYDTHYTERYLGHPDTNAQGYTDSAVFPYAEGLKGPLMIYHGMADDNVLFTHATKLFKQLQDNNQQFEMMTYPGSKHSLRGKQVQTHLHQTITNFFNRNFNTN, encoded by the coding sequence GTGTTAAAAAAACTAAAACACCTCTCACTGGCAATCCCCCTGATGGCGGGCGCATTAAGCGTCCAAGCAAAGCCGCTAACGCTTGAGCGTATATTTGATGATCCTAGCTTAGCGGGAAAGTCTCCAGTACAACTTAAATTTTCTCCCGACGGCAGCCGTGTCACCTACTTACAAGGTAAAACAGATGACTATAACCGCTACGATTTATGGGAATATAATTTAAAAGACAATACCAATCGATTACTTGTTGATTCAGCGCAGTTATTTTCAGGCCCAGAAAACCTATCAGATGAAGAAAAAGCACGTCGTGAACGCCAACGTATTTTTGGTAAAGGTATTCTTGAATATAAATGGTCAAAAGATGGTAAAGCACTGCTATTTCCTCTAAATGGCGACCTTTATTATTTCGACTTAAACACAAAAAATAGTAAAAAACTAACTAACACTGAAGCATTTGAAACCGATGCGCGCTTTTCTCCAAAAGGGAATTTTGTATCGTTTATTCGCGAGCAAAACCTCTATGCACTAGAACTGGCATCTGGCAAAGAAATTCAGTTAAGTAAAGATGGCGGTGGCGTTATTAAAAATGGCATGGCCGAATTTGTGGCGCAAGAAGAAATGAGTCGCATGACCGGTTATTGGTGGGCAAATGATGAATCTAAAATCGCCTTTACTCGCGTTGATGAAAGCCCTGTTCAGGAAGCGATTCGTAACGAAATTTATGCAGATGAAGTAAAGCTATTTAATCAGCGCTACCCATTTACTGGCACCAACAATGTTGAAATTCAACTTGGTGTTGTGAAACTTAATGACCAAGCTGTTGACTGGATTGATTTAGGTAAAGATAAAGACATTTATATCGCACGTGCTAAATGGCTAAACGACAGTAACACCCTGTCTTACCAGTGGCAAAATCGCTCTCAGCACAATTTAGAGTTACGCTTTTACAACAGTAAAACGAAACAACAAACCGTCGCATTAACTGAAAAAAGCGATACCTGGATCAACCTACATTTTGACCTTGAGTTCTTAAAAGACAAAAAGCATTTTGTGTGGGCTTCAGAGCGTGATGGCTTTAAGCACCTTTATTTGTATCGAAATAATGGCCAACTTATTCGTCAAATAACCGCTGGTGACTGGGTTGTTGATAGCTTAAAAGGGGTAGATGAAAAAAATGGTATGGTTTACTTTGCAGCGCGTAAAGATACTGCGCTAGAGAGCCATTTATACAGCGCGCCTTTATTTAAAAAAGGAGCAATTAAACGTATTACTGAAAAAGGCCAATATCACAATGTCGTACTGGCAAAAGATAATAAAACCTTTATTGATACCAGCTCATCGGTCAACAAACCAAATTCAGCAGCACTACGCAAAATTAATGGTGAATTTATTACGTGGCTTGAAGAAAACAAACTAGATGACTCACATCCACTCACTCCCTTTTTGACTGATTTAGCACAGCCTGAGTACGGCACCATTACCGCTGAAGACGGCCAAGTTATGCATTACCGTTTATTTAAACCAGCAAACATGGCTAAAGGTAAAAAGCATCCGGTTATTGTTAACGTGTACGGCGGCCCTCATGCTCAACGAGTCACTAATAGCTGGCGTAGTAAAAACTTATATTTTCAATATATGGCGCAACAAGGTTATGTTATTTTTCAACTAGATAACCGTGGCTCTTACAATCGTGGTAAAAAGTTTGAAGATGCAATATATAAAAAGTTAGGTGTTGTTGAAGTAGCTGATCAGATTAAAGGCGTTGAGTTTTTACGTACCCTTGACTACGTAGACCATGCACGCATTGGTATATACGGCCACAGCTATGGTGGTTATATGGCGCTAATGACCATGTTTAAAGCAGGCGACTACTTTAGTGCTGGTGTTTCAGGCGCACCTGTAACTGACTGGGCCTTGTACGACACTCACTACACCGAGCGCTATTTGGGTCACCCTGATACGAATGCACAAGGTTATACCGACAGTGCTGTTTTCCCATATGCTGAAGGCTTAAAAGGCCCACTTATGATTTACCATGGCATGGCCGATGACAACGTGTTGTTTACCCATGCAACTAAATTGTTTAAACAGCTGCAAGATAACAATCAACAGTTTGAAATGATGACTTACCCAGGCTCAAAGCATAGCCTTCGCGGTAAACAAGTGCAGACTCACTTACATCAAACTATTACTAACTTCTTTAACCGTAACTTTAATACAAACTAA